A section of the Streptomyces sp. CG1 genome encodes:
- a CDS encoding DUF6507 family protein gives MTGWDLHPQGIDHVLTTTEKTASHLETYANDFGTHLQSAASSAGTISADGGSGGHDGHGGQGGKGGQGKDGGKSSGGLVALALSEYAQHATTDLQFIAARAGKSLQGAVDATKAYMDGDEAMAARAQANASTPGVKMPGVGPS, from the coding sequence GTGACGGGCTGGGATCTGCATCCGCAGGGTATTGATCATGTTTTGACGACGACGGAGAAGACGGCGTCGCATCTGGAGACGTACGCGAACGACTTCGGTACGCATCTGCAGTCGGCGGCGTCGAGTGCGGGCACGATCTCCGCGGACGGTGGCTCGGGCGGTCACGACGGTCACGGTGGTCAGGGTGGTAAGGGCGGTCAGGGCAAGGACGGGGGGAAGTCGTCGGGCGGTCTGGTGGCGTTGGCGTTGTCGGAGTATGCGCAGCATGCGACGACGGATCTGCAGTTCATTGCGGCGCGGGCGGGTAAGTCGTTGCAGGGTGCGGTGGATGCGACGAAGGCGTACATGGACGGGGACGAGGCGATGGCCGCGCGTGCGCAGGCCAATGCGTCGACGCCTGGGGTGAAGATGCCGGGAGTGGGCCCGTCGTGA
- a CDS encoding pore-forming ESAT-6 family protein has product MAGAGAGAGADRRSYDTSASADVQGNLAGVIAQLETVIAARDKQVKKAMADFTADGVADEYHGKERRWNHASQEVRNIIHLLKTTMEKNDSTAHSTLARAKSAVDNIG; this is encoded by the coding sequence ATGGCGGGTGCGGGTGCGGGTGCGGGTGCGGATCGTCGTTCGTACGACACGTCGGCGTCGGCGGATGTGCAGGGGAATCTCGCGGGGGTGATCGCTCAGTTGGAGACGGTGATCGCGGCGCGGGACAAGCAGGTGAAGAAGGCGATGGCGGACTTCACGGCGGATGGTGTGGCGGATGAGTACCACGGTAAGGAGCGCCGTTGGAACCATGCGTCGCAGGAGGTGCGGAACATCATTCATCTGCTGAAGACGACGATGGAGAAGAACGACTCGACGGCGCATTCGACGCTGGCGAGGGCGAAGTCCGCGGTGGACAACATCGGCTGA